A single region of the Streptomyces caelestis genome encodes:
- a CDS encoding penicillin acylase family protein — MAWVRRSGNLLCALVVALAMMLLLGAGYGPVPALGRALAPAGGVWDSAGADPTAHDETLDLSGLSRPAKVTFSRDGYAAVDAASDRDLFVVQGYVTARFRIAQMDLARRLGSGRLSELNGPAQLESDRFELRLGLLRSARAEWAAYEPGSTVHEALTAYAEGVNAWLQRLGETGEWPVIYGLTGVRPQRWTPVDSLVVQKVFTQQMDFSTAPLTYELLRGSLGQKRTAEWFPHHAPTPQQPYDPGPYRTLPLDPVPTPDANAAAPTAAAAPASPEPAASPSATAQAAGQLLAELGQLPYAGRQERFNSNAWAVNGPAAGGGSMLAGDPHIGVSLPSSWFQITLRSPGYRVSGGSLPGAPGVVLGRNEHLSWSLTNASSQGTFYYKEKTSADRPGAYYWKGAWRQMEKVHYTIPVRGADPVGLDVDLTVHGPVMTMKKQTLAVTWMGNRRSDDLGAILRVNRARNHTEFRAALRNWRAPAMNFVYADDKGGIAAISPGTYPQFPAGTEPWRAMSGTGDDEMTGTIPFDAVPQVRNPPGHVISSTNQRQVGEDYPYYLGTAGYFDPGHRQSVILDRLGEDGTLTPADFAALQNDVTDELAARLVPALLAALDKDGLNARQRAARDLLAAWDHTMDVGSPAASIWWTFLSGYLSDVFGPWWDAQDVPADEDRSLDLTSLPIPLREALEHWTLHDPDNEAFTPPGGVRRDAPAVMRSAFGRAVDDLADRFGPRPATWTWGKLHSREIVAITGAPGLGYGPYADGGDPWTVNAAGGDLTSDFGPSWRMIVRWTGPGRGSATAVYPGGQSENPASPWYTNLVARWRDGRALPLPDPSGRSALDGAAWTVRPGG, encoded by the coding sequence GTGGCATGGGTACGCCGCTCAGGCAACCTGCTGTGCGCGCTGGTCGTCGCACTGGCGATGATGCTGTTGCTCGGTGCGGGCTACGGACCGGTCCCCGCACTCGGCCGGGCGCTGGCCCCGGCCGGCGGTGTGTGGGACTCGGCCGGCGCCGATCCGACGGCCCACGACGAGACCCTGGACCTGTCCGGCCTGTCCCGGCCCGCGAAGGTGACGTTCTCCCGGGACGGCTATGCCGCCGTCGACGCGGCGAGCGATCGTGACCTCTTCGTCGTCCAGGGCTATGTGACGGCTCGCTTCCGCATCGCACAGATGGACCTCGCACGGCGTCTCGGCAGCGGGCGGCTCTCCGAACTCAACGGACCGGCCCAGCTGGAATCGGACCGGTTCGAACTCCGGCTGGGGCTGCTGCGCAGCGCACGCGCCGAGTGGGCTGCCTACGAGCCCGGGAGCACCGTGCACGAGGCCCTGACCGCCTACGCCGAAGGCGTCAACGCCTGGCTGCAACGGCTCGGCGAGACCGGCGAGTGGCCGGTGATCTACGGCCTGACCGGGGTGCGCCCGCAGCGCTGGACTCCGGTGGACAGCCTCGTCGTCCAGAAGGTCTTCACCCAGCAGATGGACTTCAGCACCGCACCGCTCACCTACGAACTGCTGCGTGGCTCCCTGGGACAGAAGCGGACGGCGGAGTGGTTCCCGCACCATGCCCCCACTCCGCAGCAGCCCTACGACCCGGGCCCGTACCGCACCCTGCCCCTCGACCCCGTACCGACGCCGGACGCCAACGCGGCGGCGCCCACGGCGGCGGCCGCACCCGCATCCCCCGAACCGGCCGCGTCCCCCTCCGCGACCGCACAGGCCGCGGGACAGCTCCTGGCCGAGCTCGGGCAGCTCCCCTACGCCGGCCGCCAGGAACGCTTCAACAGCAACGCCTGGGCGGTCAACGGTCCCGCGGCCGGCGGCGGCAGCATGCTCGCCGGTGACCCGCACATCGGCGTGAGCCTGCCTTCGTCCTGGTTCCAGATCACCCTGCGCTCGCCTGGCTACCGGGTGTCGGGCGGCAGTCTGCCCGGCGCACCCGGCGTGGTCCTGGGACGCAACGAGCACCTGTCCTGGTCGCTCACCAACGCCTCCAGCCAGGGGACGTTCTACTACAAGGAGAAGACCTCCGCCGACCGGCCCGGCGCGTACTACTGGAAGGGCGCCTGGCGACAGATGGAGAAGGTCCACTACACCATCCCGGTCCGCGGCGCCGACCCGGTCGGACTCGACGTGGACCTCACGGTGCACGGCCCGGTCATGACCATGAAGAAGCAGACGCTGGCGGTGACGTGGATGGGTAACCGCAGGTCGGACGACCTCGGTGCCATCCTCCGCGTCAACCGGGCCCGGAACCACACCGAGTTCCGCGCGGCGCTGCGGAACTGGCGGGCGCCCGCGATGAACTTCGTTTACGCCGACGACAAGGGCGGCATCGCGGCGATCAGCCCCGGCACCTATCCCCAGTTCCCCGCCGGGACCGAGCCGTGGCGTGCGATGTCGGGCACCGGCGACGACGAGATGACCGGCACCATTCCGTTCGACGCCGTGCCCCAGGTCAGAAATCCGCCGGGGCATGTGATCTCCTCCACGAACCAGCGGCAGGTCGGCGAGGACTACCCGTACTACCTCGGCACGGCCGGGTACTTCGACCCCGGCCACCGGCAGTCCGTGATCCTGGACCGCCTGGGTGAGGACGGCACGCTCACCCCCGCCGACTTCGCCGCCCTGCAGAACGACGTGACCGACGAACTCGCCGCACGCCTGGTGCCCGCATTGCTCGCGGCACTGGACAAGGACGGACTGAACGCCCGGCAGCGCGCCGCCCGCGATCTGCTGGCCGCATGGGACCACACGATGGACGTCGGCTCACCCGCCGCCTCGATCTGGTGGACCTTCCTCTCCGGCTATCTGTCGGACGTCTTCGGCCCGTGGTGGGACGCCCAGGACGTCCCCGCGGACGAGGACCGCTCCCTGGACCTGACGAGCCTCCCGATCCCGCTGCGTGAGGCCCTGGAGCACTGGACCCTGCACGACCCGGACAACGAGGCGTTCACACCGCCCGGCGGAGTGCGCCGGGACGCGCCGGCCGTCATGCGCTCCGCGTTCGGCCGGGCCGTGGACGACCTGGCGGACCGGTTCGGACCCCGCCCGGCCACCTGGACCTGGGGCAAGCTGCACAGCCGGGAGATCGTCGCGATCACCGGGGCGCCCGGGCTCGGCTACGGCCCCTACGCGGACGGCGGGGACCCCTGGACGGTGAACGCCGCCGGCGGCGACCTCACCTCCGACTTCGGACCGAGCTGGCGGATGATCGTGCGGTGGACGGGCCCAGGGCGTGGCTCGGCCACGGCGGTCTACCCCGGCGGGCAGAGCGAGAATCCGGCATCGCCCTGGTACACCAACCTGGTCGCCCGCTGGCGGGACGGACGCGCACTGCCGCTGCCCGACCCCTCGGGCCGCTCCGCCCTCGACGGCGCGGCATGGACCGTTCGGCCGGGAGGCTGA
- a CDS encoding thioesterase II family protein, with translation MTAASRWFHRPDPRPHARIRLVCLPYAGAGAAVFKGWAERLAADVEPLWVRLPGRENRLRERPLAQWPELVDEFAAALTEEVPSPYVLFGHSMGGMVVYKTVTSTALSRVPERVVISACRAPDVPRAVPALHELPEEEFARGLADLGGVPAEVLAGRGLFRMLEPMLRADLRLAETWPPDPPGPVPVPLTVLWGDADHVAPRAAVEAWRRLALGGYRGREVAGGHFFLTDPAAGVVELLNREIGGCG, from the coding sequence ATGACCGCGGCGAGCCGGTGGTTCCACCGCCCCGATCCACGGCCGCACGCCCGCATCCGGCTGGTGTGCCTGCCGTACGCGGGTGCGGGCGCCGCGGTCTTCAAGGGCTGGGCGGAGCGGCTGGCCGCCGACGTGGAACCCCTCTGGGTGCGGCTGCCCGGCCGGGAGAACCGGCTCCGCGAACGGCCGCTCGCACAGTGGCCTGAGCTCGTCGACGAGTTCGCCGCGGCACTGACGGAGGAGGTGCCGTCCCCGTATGTGCTGTTCGGACACAGCATGGGCGGGATGGTGGTGTACAAGACGGTGACCTCGACGGCGCTGAGCCGCGTGCCCGAGCGTGTCGTGATCTCCGCCTGCCGGGCACCGGACGTACCGCGTGCGGTGCCCGCGCTTCACGAACTGCCGGAGGAGGAGTTCGCGAGGGGGCTTGCCGACCTCGGCGGGGTGCCCGCGGAAGTCCTGGCGGGCCGCGGTCTGTTCAGGATGCTGGAGCCCATGCTCCGCGCCGATCTGCGGCTCGCGGAGACTTGGCCGCCGGACCCGCCCGGGCCGGTGCCGGTTCCGCTCACCGTGCTCTGGGGCGATGCGGACCACGTGGCGCCGCGTGCCGCCGTGGAGGCGTGGCGCCGGCTCGCACTCGGCGGGTACCGGGGCCGGGAGGTGGCCGGAGGCCATTTCTTCCTCACCGATCCGGCCGCCGGCGTCGTCGAACTGCTCAATCGTGAAATCGGAGGGTGCGGATGA
- a CDS encoding chlorinating enzyme, whose translation MTVQAADFSLSKDELEAFHRNGYAGPFTLYEPDEIKKAWGRTRLELLDRSAAVYQDDAAISGSTNISNYDRHLDHGFLAEHVTRPEIVDRVTGILGPDLLCWRTEFFPKNPGDEGTDWHQADTFANASGTPQILWPGGSQFGGTITVWCAFSEATVDLGCLQFIPGTHESMNYDETRRMHYAPERNTSVEKKGVRRGFFGYDYRELQIDPNWEPDESQAVSMEMRAGQFIVFWSTLMHASHPHLGTTREMRMGYAARYVPTSVQIYPGTDVIEEYGGAVSLDHYGAVLASGEDRFGHNRIARETTRGLPFKRRSGQAR comes from the coding sequence ATGACCGTGCAGGCAGCAGACTTCTCCCTCAGCAAGGACGAACTGGAGGCATTCCACCGCAACGGCTACGCGGGCCCCTTCACGCTCTACGAGCCGGACGAGATCAAGAAGGCGTGGGGCAGGACCCGTCTGGAACTGCTCGACCGCAGCGCCGCCGTCTACCAGGACGACGCGGCCATATCCGGCAGTACCAACATCTCCAACTACGACCGCCACCTGGACCACGGATTCCTCGCGGAGCACGTCACCCGCCCCGAGATCGTGGACCGGGTCACCGGCATCCTCGGCCCCGACCTGCTGTGCTGGCGCACCGAGTTCTTCCCCAAGAACCCGGGCGACGAGGGCACGGACTGGCACCAGGCCGACACCTTCGCCAACGCCTCGGGCACCCCGCAGATCCTGTGGCCGGGCGGTTCGCAGTTCGGCGGCACCATCACCGTGTGGTGCGCGTTCAGCGAGGCGACCGTCGACCTGGGCTGCCTTCAGTTCATCCCGGGCACGCACGAGTCCATGAACTACGACGAAACCCGCCGGATGCACTACGCCCCTGAGCGGAACACCTCGGTGGAGAAGAAGGGCGTGCGACGCGGCTTCTTCGGATACGACTACCGGGAACTCCAGATCGACCCCAACTGGGAGCCAGACGAGTCCCAGGCGGTGTCCATGGAGATGCGGGCCGGGCAGTTCATCGTGTTCTGGTCCACCCTCATGCACGCCTCGCACCCGCATCTCGGTACGACCCGGGAGATGAGGATGGGGTACGCGGCCCGCTACGTTCCCACGTCCGTACAGATCTACCCCGGGACCGACGTCATCGAGGAGTACGGCGGCGCGGTGAGCCTGGACCACTACGGCGCCGTGCTGGCGAGCGGCGAGGACCGCTTCGGCCACAACCGCATCGCCCGGGAGACCACCCGTGGGCTGCCGTTCAAACGCCGGTCCGGGCAAGCCCGATGA
- a CDS encoding MbtH family protein has protein sequence MPDAEAERFVVVVNDEEQYSIWPDGRAVPAGWRAVGRAADKDACLAYIDEHWSDMRPLSLRRAMDS, from the coding sequence ATGCCCGATGCGGAAGCCGAGCGTTTCGTCGTCGTCGTCAACGACGAGGAGCAGTACTCCATCTGGCCGGACGGCCGGGCGGTGCCGGCCGGTTGGCGAGCGGTGGGCCGGGCCGCCGACAAGGACGCGTGCCTGGCCTACATCGACGAGCACTGGAGCGACATGAGACCGCTGAGCCTGCGCCGGGCGATGGACTCCTGA
- a CDS encoding amino acid adenylation domain-containing protein: MSREVHTITERFRDAVTRFPGRTAVTAPDQDLTYRQLDERADALAHALVRAGVRRGSPVSLVTPRTTDIVVGMLGILKAGAAYVPIDPEYPPARIAWSIRDSGSAVVVTTTAAADTLSGLESDAGVGVMVLDDLPAAPEGPAPALPDGDGADLAYVIHTSGTTGTPKGVLVEHRSVLRLFDVVREQFEIDEHDVWSVFHSAAFDFSVWEIWGALLFGGRLVIVPREAARSPEAFRRLLAGEGVTVLSQTPSAFHRLAAADARTADGPGALRLVVFGGEALDTAALRPWVDRYGTDRPRLVNMYGITEATVHASCRPLERADVDRGGPSPIGIPLSDLSFHVLGENGRPVADGEPGELFIEGPGLVRGYLNRPELEAERFPEHTGADGARHRRLRTGDRVVALPDGGYGYLGRVDDQIKLRGYRVEPGEIESLLAGHDEVARALVVPHDYGEGDVRLVAYLETTAAEAPLAAELAKLAETLLPAHMRPARYIALSSFPLTPQNKVDKRRLPAPQTTDADGATPHDGGPLGTEDRITSVWRAVLDVPEADRDADFFSLGGTSLSLLRMFAQVNEEFAIDLDITVLIDGATVGALASHVDAALADRPGPPRTAASARAHEPHPASPGRPTPTETP; the protein is encoded by the coding sequence ATGAGCCGAGAGGTGCACACGATCACCGAGAGGTTCCGGGACGCGGTCACGCGATTCCCGGGCAGGACAGCGGTCACGGCGCCGGACCAGGACCTCACCTACCGGCAGCTGGACGAGCGGGCGGACGCGCTCGCGCACGCACTCGTCCGGGCGGGAGTGCGGCGGGGTTCGCCGGTGAGCCTGGTGACGCCGCGCACCACGGACATCGTCGTGGGGATGCTCGGCATCCTCAAGGCGGGTGCCGCCTACGTCCCCATCGACCCGGAGTACCCACCGGCCCGGATCGCGTGGTCCATCCGAGACAGCGGCTCCGCCGTCGTCGTGACCACCACGGCGGCCGCGGACACCCTCTCCGGCCTGGAATCCGACGCAGGCGTCGGCGTCATGGTGCTGGACGATCTGCCCGCCGCGCCCGAGGGCCCTGCGCCCGCACTGCCGGACGGCGACGGCGCCGACCTCGCGTACGTCATCCACACCTCGGGAACCACCGGCACCCCCAAGGGAGTGCTGGTGGAGCACCGCAGCGTGCTGCGCCTGTTCGATGTGGTGCGCGAGCAGTTCGAAATCGACGAGCACGATGTGTGGTCGGTGTTCCACTCGGCCGCCTTCGACTTCTCGGTGTGGGAGATCTGGGGGGCACTGCTGTTCGGCGGACGCCTGGTGATCGTTCCCCGGGAGGCGGCCCGGTCGCCCGAGGCGTTCCGCAGGCTGCTGGCGGGCGAAGGCGTCACTGTGCTCAGCCAGACACCGTCCGCCTTCCACCGCCTCGCGGCGGCCGACGCACGCACCGCCGACGGGCCCGGTGCGCTGCGGCTCGTGGTGTTCGGCGGCGAAGCGCTGGACACGGCCGCCCTCCGGCCCTGGGTGGACCGGTACGGGACCGACCGCCCCCGGCTGGTCAACATGTACGGCATCACCGAGGCGACCGTGCACGCCTCCTGCCGCCCGCTGGAGCGCGCCGACGTGGACCGCGGCGGGCCGAGCCCGATCGGGATCCCGCTGTCCGACCTGTCCTTCCACGTGCTCGGTGAGAACGGGAGGCCGGTCGCCGACGGTGAGCCGGGGGAGCTGTTCATCGAGGGCCCCGGCCTGGTCCGCGGCTACCTGAACCGCCCGGAGCTGGAGGCGGAGCGGTTCCCCGAGCACACCGGCGCGGACGGGGCGCGCCACCGCCGGCTGCGCACCGGCGACCGTGTGGTCGCCCTGCCCGATGGCGGCTACGGCTATCTGGGCCGGGTCGACGACCAGATCAAGCTTCGCGGCTATCGCGTCGAACCAGGCGAGATCGAGAGCCTGCTGGCCGGACATGACGAGGTGGCGCGCGCCCTGGTCGTCCCGCACGACTACGGTGAGGGAGACGTCAGGCTCGTCGCCTACCTCGAAACCACGGCGGCCGAGGCGCCGCTCGCCGCCGAACTGGCCAAGCTCGCAGAGACGTTGCTGCCCGCGCACATGCGCCCCGCCCGGTACATCGCGCTGAGCTCCTTCCCGCTCACGCCGCAGAACAAGGTCGACAAGCGGCGGCTGCCCGCGCCGCAGACCACGGATGCCGACGGCGCCACACCGCACGATGGCGGCCCGCTCGGCACCGAGGATCGGATCACGTCGGTCTGGCGCGCCGTCCTCGATGTGCCGGAGGCGGACCGCGACGCGGACTTCTTCTCGCTCGGCGGCACCTCCCTGTCGCTGCTGCGGATGTTCGCTCAGGTCAACGAGGAGTTCGCGATCGACCTCGACATCACCGTGCTGATCGACGGCGCGACCGTCGGCGCGCTCGCCTCGCACGTCGACGCGGCTCTGGCCGACCGTCCCGGCCCGCCCCGTACGGCAGCGAGTGCCCGAGCCCATGAGCCTCATCCGGCCTCCCCGGGCCGCCCGACCCCAACGGAGACACCATGA
- a CDS encoding alpha/beta fold hydrolase, with protein sequence MTDSLSRLAEALKDAESLIRAVPEGLRVASPGPAAQFQHRLDLLTGELGLPRLEVTPDPAPLWSVELALSRYLARADTCADGSAATGRDGAQAAARFLADTFPNGPAVVAARDGSPLRCWAAGPVDAPAVALVTACGMPAGLAAGWMRALSGRFRVVTWESRGLFPVPGGQGPAALGGHDLTAQADDLLAVLDGLGIRQAHAMGLCGGAVVALAAAADDDRVTSLSLWHGDYELGDEAPKTQHQSDVQPMLAMVARSEGKAAGLHALMRRPVVLDAMRADIAHHLIYPYATPLLLHRYGLLNGAIMSTDSRPYLSAPQPALVVTSRDDTTAHPAGSVYVAGQLPAATLVTRPTGDHLSAFDAGPEVVALAEKFLCEVTGDRT encoded by the coding sequence ATGACGGACTCCCTGAGCCGTCTCGCCGAGGCGCTCAAGGACGCGGAATCCCTGATCCGCGCCGTCCCCGAGGGCCTCCGGGTCGCCTCGCCCGGTCCGGCGGCACAGTTCCAGCACCGCCTCGACCTGCTCACCGGAGAACTGGGCCTGCCGCGGCTGGAAGTGACGCCGGACCCCGCGCCGTTGTGGTCCGTGGAACTGGCCCTCAGCAGATACCTGGCCCGCGCGGACACCTGCGCCGACGGGAGTGCCGCCACCGGCCGGGACGGTGCCCAGGCGGCCGCCCGGTTCCTGGCCGACACGTTCCCCAACGGCCCCGCCGTGGTCGCCGCCCGTGACGGCAGCCCGTTGCGCTGCTGGGCGGCCGGGCCCGTGGACGCCCCGGCCGTGGCCCTGGTCACGGCCTGCGGCATGCCGGCGGGCCTGGCCGCCGGCTGGATGCGTGCGCTGTCCGGCAGGTTCCGGGTGGTGACATGGGAGAGCCGGGGCCTGTTCCCCGTACCGGGCGGCCAGGGCCCGGCCGCGCTCGGCGGCCACGACCTGACTGCCCAGGCTGATGACCTGCTCGCGGTGCTCGACGGCCTCGGCATCCGGCAGGCCCACGCCATGGGCCTGTGCGGGGGCGCGGTCGTGGCACTGGCCGCCGCGGCCGACGACGACCGGGTGACGTCGCTGAGCCTGTGGCACGGCGACTACGAACTCGGGGACGAGGCCCCCAAGACCCAGCACCAGAGCGACGTGCAGCCGATGCTGGCCATGGTCGCGCGCAGCGAGGGCAAGGCGGCCGGGCTGCACGCGCTGATGCGCCGCCCCGTCGTACTGGACGCCATGCGCGCGGACATCGCCCACCACCTCATCTATCCGTATGCCACGCCCCTGCTGCTGCACCGCTACGGCCTGCTCAACGGCGCGATCATGTCCACGGACTCCCGCCCGTACCTGTCGGCCCCGCAACCCGCCCTGGTGGTGACCAGTCGGGACGACACCACCGCACACCCCGCCGGTTCCGTGTACGTCGCGGGACAGCTGCCGGCCGCGACGCTGGTCACCCGGCCGACCGGTGACCACCTCTCCGCGTTCGACGCGGGCCCCGAGGTGGTCGCGCTCGCTGAGAAGTTCCTCTGCGAGGTCACGGGGGACCGCACGTGA
- a CDS encoding FkbM family methyltransferase: protein MSHPAGNGEAAAALREHDAVADALVEIPPDGTEPVVHLVPDPNGAPMLHRAVAIEAAGRLGALAWHEPADDLRVAGLNRSETDFLHREIFLDNAYFRHGIVLPGDAVVVDAGANIGMFTLYAARHRPATRFVAIEPVAELAAAVAVNAELYGLDVTVVESGLGSAVGEMDFTFYPRNSVMSGAHADAEEDLRSLHSYLLTGAGDDNGDGLDRLATDRLAVEHRRIPVTTLAEVAAEHGLDRIDLLKIDVEKAEAEVLEGIDSTLWEGIRQIVMEVHDTGGRLASVVASLERKGFTVSHEQDPRLTGTPCVNVFARRPDGPTRMTPARATATGPTLRRLEAELRDLLARRVPGLAPPRRFVLACGLDGIAARSTTVAHGAVPHTARTDVFTRLWAGIFGPEAVRPDADFFDLGGDSLTAMRLLVQLEEELGEDALEPDMIFTTSTFAELAAAVQASGHDPSLADRPV, encoded by the coding sequence ATGAGTCACCCGGCCGGCAACGGCGAGGCCGCGGCGGCCCTGCGCGAGCACGACGCGGTGGCCGACGCCCTCGTGGAGATCCCGCCAGACGGCACGGAGCCCGTCGTCCATCTGGTACCCGATCCGAACGGCGCGCCGATGCTGCACCGTGCGGTGGCCATCGAGGCGGCGGGTCGGCTCGGGGCCCTCGCCTGGCACGAGCCCGCCGACGACCTGCGGGTGGCCGGGCTGAACCGCAGCGAGACCGACTTCCTCCACCGCGAGATCTTCCTCGACAACGCCTACTTCCGGCACGGCATCGTCCTCCCCGGGGACGCGGTTGTCGTGGACGCCGGAGCCAACATCGGCATGTTCACCCTGTACGCGGCACGGCACAGGCCTGCCACGCGGTTCGTCGCGATCGAACCGGTCGCGGAACTCGCCGCCGCCGTCGCGGTCAACGCCGAGCTGTACGGGCTGGACGTCACCGTTGTGGAGAGCGGACTCGGCAGCGCGGTGGGGGAGATGGACTTCACCTTCTATCCGCGCAACAGCGTGATGTCGGGCGCACACGCCGACGCCGAAGAAGACCTCCGCTCGCTCCACAGTTATCTGCTCACCGGAGCGGGCGACGACAACGGGGACGGGCTCGACCGGCTCGCCACCGACCGGCTGGCCGTCGAGCACCGGCGCATCCCCGTCACCACGCTCGCCGAGGTCGCCGCCGAGCACGGCCTGGACCGGATCGATCTGCTCAAGATCGACGTGGAGAAGGCCGAGGCGGAGGTGCTGGAGGGCATCGACAGCACGCTGTGGGAGGGGATCCGTCAGATCGTCATGGAGGTGCACGACACCGGGGGACGGTTGGCGTCCGTCGTGGCGAGCCTGGAGCGCAAGGGATTCACCGTCTCCCACGAGCAGGATCCGCGGCTGACGGGAACGCCCTGCGTCAACGTGTTCGCCCGGCGCCCGGACGGACCCACCCGGATGACGCCCGCTCGCGCCACGGCCACGGGTCCGACCCTGCGGCGGCTGGAGGCGGAGCTGCGCGACCTCCTCGCCCGGCGGGTTCCCGGCCTGGCGCCGCCCCGGCGCTTCGTCCTCGCCTGTGGGCTCGACGGAATCGCGGCTCGCTCCACCACCGTGGCGCACGGGGCCGTGCCGCACACGGCGCGCACCGACGTGTTCACGCGGCTCTGGGCCGGCATCTTCGGCCCCGAGGCGGTGCGTCCCGACGCGGACTTCTTCGACCTCGGCGGCGACTCCCTGACCGCGATGCGGCTGCTCGTACAGCTGGAGGAGGAGCTCGGGGAGGATGCGCTCGAACCGGATATGATCTTCACGACGAGCACGTTCGCCGAGCTGGCGGCCGCCGTTCAAGCCTCCGGCCACGACCCGTCCCTAGCGGACCGGCCCGTATGA
- a CDS encoding cation:proton antiporter: MSTEAVVAHVVGVIGLIMLVSSVLGSVVARFKQPTVIGQILTGILLGPTLLGRLPYGVADRLFPDEILPYLSVLAQVAVVIFMFVVGYEIDFRVLRGHSGAVSLVVCGCLLVPMALGAGAVLMLPSAFTALGEDGTGSRSFVLFLAVAVSVTALPVLAAIVRERGIAGTVPGQLAMTAAGIMDLVVWVALAAAVAGSSHTAGRPVWLTALLAAALILGLAGVVRPALRWWTERSSARLLDQVPLAVVLMTGCAWATSSLGLHTVFGGFLAGLVMPRPGGYQDADLLKSMEGASRVLLPLFFVVTGLSLDIAALGGAGLAVLGLILCIAVVGKAVPAYASARLARLGRQDSATVAVLLNTRGLTELIALDVGLTAGIIHQRLFVVLVLMALITTAMTGPLLSLLDGRRRAGHGGTTGAGPTSAEQPRWSEETDVIHRPT, translated from the coding sequence ATGAGTACTGAGGCCGTCGTCGCGCACGTCGTCGGCGTCATCGGCCTGATCATGCTCGTGTCCTCGGTGCTGGGATCGGTCGTCGCCAGATTCAAACAGCCGACGGTCATCGGGCAGATACTGACCGGCATCCTGCTCGGCCCGACCCTCCTGGGGCGGCTGCCGTACGGTGTGGCGGACCGGCTCTTCCCGGACGAGATCCTGCCGTACCTGTCGGTCCTCGCCCAGGTCGCCGTCGTGATCTTCATGTTCGTCGTGGGCTACGAGATCGACTTCCGGGTGCTGCGCGGCCACAGCGGCGCGGTCTCCCTGGTGGTCTGCGGCTGCCTGCTGGTACCCATGGCCCTGGGGGCCGGGGCGGTCCTGATGCTGCCCTCGGCATTCACGGCCCTCGGCGAGGACGGGACCGGCAGCCGGTCCTTCGTCCTGTTCCTCGCGGTGGCCGTGTCGGTCACGGCACTGCCGGTGCTGGCCGCGATCGTGCGCGAACGCGGCATCGCGGGAACCGTGCCCGGGCAGCTCGCGATGACGGCCGCGGGGATCATGGATCTGGTGGTGTGGGTGGCCCTCGCCGCGGCCGTCGCCGGCTCCTCGCACACCGCCGGGCGGCCGGTCTGGCTGACGGCCCTGCTGGCCGCGGCCCTGATCCTCGGCCTTGCCGGCGTGGTACGGCCCGCGCTGCGCTGGTGGACCGAGCGGTCGAGCGCACGCCTCCTCGACCAGGTGCCCCTGGCCGTCGTACTGATGACGGGTTGCGCCTGGGCCACCTCGTCGCTGGGTCTGCACACCGTGTTCGGCGGCTTCCTCGCCGGGCTGGTCATGCCGCGGCCCGGCGGCTACCAGGACGCAGATCTGCTGAAGTCCATGGAGGGCGCGTCCCGGGTCCTGCTGCCGCTGTTCTTCGTCGTCACCGGCCTTTCGCTGGATATCGCCGCACTGGGCGGGGCCGGCCTCGCGGTGCTCGGCCTGATCCTGTGCATCGCCGTGGTCGGTAAGGCCGTCCCGGCCTACGCGTCGGCCCGGCTCGCCCGGCTCGGGCGGCAGGACTCCGCCACCGTCGCCGTCCTGCTCAACACCCGGGGGCTGACCGAGCTGATCGCTCTCGACGTGGGCCTCACGGCAGGAATCATCCATCAGAGGCTCTTCGTCGTCCTCGTGCTCATGGCCCTGATCACCACGGCCATGACCGGCCCCCTGCTCTCCCTGCTCGACGGTCGGCGCAGGGCCGGGCACGGCGGAACGACCGGCGCGGGGCCGACTTCCGCGGAGCAGCCGCGGTGGAGCGAGGAAACCGATGTCATACACAGACCAACGTGA